One genomic segment of Paenibacillus durus includes these proteins:
- the tnpB gene encoding IS66 family insertion sequence element accessory protein TnpB (TnpB, as the term is used for proteins encoded by IS66 family insertion elements, is considered an accessory protein, since TnpC, encoded by a neighboring gene, is a DDE family transposase.), which produces MQEQFQLNPFSTAQFVFCNRQRNKLKILQWDHAGFWLYYRRLEQGTFAWPKAESVSPQVISERELRWLLDGLSLQQRHAHPQVDVEQVM; this is translated from the coding sequence GTGCAGGAGCAATTTCAACTAAACCCGTTCTCCACGGCGCAGTTTGTCTTCTGCAACCGGCAGCGGAATAAGCTCAAAATCCTGCAGTGGGATCACGCCGGTTTTTGGCTGTACTACCGCCGATTGGAACAAGGTACCTTCGCTTGGCCGAAAGCTGAGAGTGTTTCGCCGCAGGTGATTTCCGAGCGGGAGCTGCGCTGGCTGCTGGACGGTCTTTCTCTGCAACAAAGACACGCTCACCCCCAAGTGGATGTCGAGCAGGTGATGTGA